One Janthinobacterium sp. TB1-E2 genomic region harbors:
- a CDS encoding RES family NAD+ phosphorylase, with protein sequence MAATRLKPPPKVLATSATLPVVGLPMPGLYRISGHAAGEPYFGCSGGNRFDAPGCKTGNPEYSTCYLGPSFDVALAESLLHDAVPIKGAFPIAKSEIDRRWVHQFSGNLRLFDLTGHLLKQMGGHAGLTGTSSYTLPQQWALAVYRNPLRVDGFLYMSRHFTNEKAIVVYDRAKANLTAMGKPIQLIMATEMPNAMRLFNIVPA encoded by the coding sequence GTGGCAGCGACCCGGCTGAAGCCGCCTCCAAAAGTGCTGGCAACGAGCGCGACGCTTCCCGTCGTCGGGCTGCCAATGCCCGGTCTGTACCGCATCTCGGGCCATGCGGCTGGCGAACCCTATTTCGGCTGCAGCGGCGGGAATCGCTTTGATGCACCCGGCTGCAAGACAGGCAATCCCGAATACAGTACCTGCTATCTGGGTCCGAGCTTTGATGTCGCGCTTGCCGAGTCCCTGTTACATGATGCAGTGCCTATAAAGGGCGCCTTTCCTATCGCTAAGTCCGAAATTGATCGCCGATGGGTGCATCAATTCAGTGGCAATTTGAGATTATTTGACCTGACCGGCCATTTGCTCAAGCAGATGGGCGGTCATGCGGGATTGACAGGTACATCAAGTTACACCTTGCCTCAACAATGGGCGCTGGCCGTGTATCGCAATCCGCTCCGGGTCGATGGCTTCCTGTATATGTCTCGTCATTTCACCAACGAAAAAGCCATCGTGGTATATGACCGCGCCAAAGCCAATCTCACAGCAATGGGCAAACCTATCCAACTTATCATGGCAACGGAAATGCCGAATGCCATGCGGCTGTTTAATATCGTTCCTGCTTGA
- a CDS encoding HTH domain-containing protein encodes MAKLEVSKPEKAKSTHRMAVPDPSKALGDSIRKIGARGIDLGDGYVLVKIRRTKRAAQHARGEEVAFVPQQLPGVPVVSNADLQELIQRYQHIQAIQGAASTVPPANQAFLDQFAHQELEKYASLEKKGELLTSQTLAEQMGVTRQAISKAVTEQRMFSLDSAAGKKLYPAFFADPTLNRRQLGKVNKELGHLAGSSKWQFFTHPRMSLNGISPINALRKGKFADVIAAATAFRET; translated from the coding sequence ATGGCAAAGTTGGAAGTTTCAAAGCCGGAGAAAGCGAAGAGCACGCATCGAATGGCGGTACCTGACCCGAGCAAGGCCTTGGGTGATTCGATCCGGAAAATCGGGGCGAGAGGAATCGACCTTGGCGATGGCTACGTATTGGTCAAGATACGACGCACCAAGCGGGCAGCCCAGCATGCGCGCGGGGAGGAAGTGGCGTTTGTACCGCAACAGCTGCCGGGAGTGCCTGTCGTTTCCAATGCCGACCTCCAGGAGTTGATCCAGCGATACCAGCATATACAAGCAATACAAGGTGCGGCAAGCACGGTTCCGCCAGCGAACCAGGCATTCCTTGATCAGTTTGCCCATCAGGAACTGGAAAAATACGCGAGCCTTGAAAAGAAAGGCGAACTGCTCACCTCACAGACGCTGGCCGAGCAAATGGGAGTGACGCGGCAGGCGATCAGCAAGGCGGTGACGGAGCAGCGGATGTTTTCCTTGGACAGCGCAGCCGGCAAGAAACTTTACCCTGCCTTCTTCGCCGATCCCACCCTGAACCGTCGCCAGCTCGGCAAAGTGAACAAGGAACTGGGTCACCTGGCCGGTTCCAGCAAGTGGCAGTTCTTCACCCATCCACGCATGTCGCTCAACGGCATCAGCCCGATCAATGCCTTACGGAAAGGAAAATTCGCCGACGTCATTGCCGCAGCGACAGCGTTCAGGGAGACGTGA
- a CDS encoding glycosyltransferase produces MIFTGLRIALVGPLPPPAGGMANQTAQLAHKLREDGAQVQLLAVNGPHLPPWLARIRYLRAALRLPLLLWRLWRTANTVDLFHIMANSGWSWHLQAAPALWIASLKGKPALLNYRGGEAAVFFARSPRLVAFSLRRASAIVVPSAYLAGVFEQYGHTAHIVPNMVDLQRFRPATRRTAAADGPCILVARHLESLYDNASAVRAFAIVREAFPAARLVLAGGGPERAALVRLARSLGVTDAVRFTGPVDNAAMPALYQASDIVLNPSLADNMPNSVLEALACGVPVVSTNVGGIPALLQDGVTALLVPPGDSTAMAHAILALLRDPARTRQQVQAGLAHAATFGWPDIAPRLAAHYRRIRAAPRPGAYTRLVARWLFPLHEWLKGHHSARLLRRMERSQWWSTEQLQQWQLARLRALLRHAADHVPYYRALFARSGFDPEQVRQLANLSRLPLLRKRDIAAARDSFKSTRAVGLRPFATGGSSGEPLQFFLGRRRISHDIAAKWRATRWWGVDIGDREAVLWGSPIELHAQDRVRRLRDALLRTTLLPAFAMSPARLDGYVQQLRRWRPRMLFGYPSALCRIASHAAARDVPLDGLGVKVAFVTAERLYDEQRAQIAAAFACPVANGYGGRDAGFIAHECPDGGMHITAEDVIVEIVDGQGQPLPPGATGEIVVTHLATQDYPFIRYATGDVGALGTQSCTCGRSLPLLQKIEGRSTDFLTAVDGTVMHGLALVYIVRELPQVRSFKIIQETLLRTRVLLVCLPRLDDTTRATIVAGFQARLGAQVDIAVEEVDEIAAEASGKYRYVVSKVA; encoded by the coding sequence AACGGCGCAACTGGCGCACAAGCTGCGCGAGGACGGCGCACAAGTACAGCTGCTGGCCGTCAACGGTCCGCATCTGCCGCCGTGGCTGGCGCGCATCCGCTACCTGCGCGCCGCGCTGCGCCTGCCCCTGCTGCTGTGGCGCTTGTGGCGCACGGCCAATACGGTCGACCTGTTCCACATCATGGCCAATTCCGGCTGGTCCTGGCATCTGCAGGCCGCGCCCGCGCTGTGGATCGCCAGCCTGAAAGGCAAGCCTGCCTTGCTCAATTACCGGGGCGGCGAAGCGGCCGTTTTTTTCGCCCGCTCGCCGCGTCTGGTGGCGTTCAGCCTGCGCCGCGCCAGTGCCATCGTCGTGCCGTCGGCCTATCTGGCCGGCGTCTTCGAACAATACGGCCATACGGCCCACATCGTGCCGAACATGGTGGACTTGCAGCGATTCAGGCCAGCCACGCGACGCACAGCAGCCGCAGATGGCCCGTGCATCCTCGTGGCGCGCCACCTGGAAAGCCTGTACGACAACGCCAGCGCCGTGCGCGCCTTCGCCATCGTGCGCGAGGCGTTTCCCGCGGCGCGCCTGGTGCTGGCCGGCGGCGGGCCCGAGCGCGCGGCGCTGGTGCGCCTGGCAAGGTCGCTCGGCGTGACCGACGCCGTGCGCTTTACCGGCCCCGTCGACAATGCCGCCATGCCAGCCCTGTACCAGGCCAGCGACATCGTCCTCAATCCCAGCCTGGCCGACAACATGCCCAATTCCGTGCTCGAAGCACTGGCCTGCGGCGTGCCGGTCGTCAGCACCAACGTGGGCGGCATCCCCGCCCTGCTGCAGGACGGCGTGACGGCGCTCCTCGTGCCGCCCGGCGATTCAACCGCCATGGCGCACGCCATCCTGGCGCTGCTGCGCGACCCGGCGCGCACGCGGCAGCAAGTGCAGGCGGGCCTGGCGCACGCCGCCACCTTCGGCTGGCCCGACATCGCGCCCAGGCTGGCCGCCCATTACCGCCGCATCCGCGCCGCGCCGCGCCCCGGCGCCTATACGCGCCTCGTCGCCCGCTGGCTGTTTCCCCTGCATGAATGGCTCAAGGGCCACCACAGCGCGCGCCTGCTGCGCCGGATGGAACGCTCGCAGTGGTGGAGCACAGAGCAGCTGCAACAGTGGCAGCTGGCGCGCCTGCGCGCGCTGCTGCGCCACGCAGCCGATCACGTGCCCTACTACCGCGCCCTGTTCGCCCGCAGCGGTTTCGATCCCGAGCAAGTCAGGCAACTGGCCAACTTGTCCCGCTTGCCGCTGCTGAGGAAGCGCGACATCGCCGCCGCGCGCGACAGCTTCAAGTCCACCCGCGCCGTGGGTTTGCGCCCGTTCGCCACGGGCGGCTCCAGCGGCGAGCCGCTGCAGTTTTTCCTCGGCCGGCGCAGGATCAGCCACGACATCGCCGCCAAGTGGCGCGCCACGCGCTGGTGGGGCGTCGACATCGGCGACCGCGAAGCCGTGCTGTGGGGCTCGCCCATCGAACTGCACGCGCAAGACCGCGTGCGCCGCCTGCGCGACGCGCTGCTGCGCACCACCCTGCTGCCCGCGTTCGCCATGTCGCCCGCGCGCCTGGACGGCTACGTACAGCAATTGCGCCGCTGGCGCCCGCGCATGCTGTTCGGCTACCCGTCGGCCCTGTGCCGCATCGCCAGCCATGCTGCAGCACGCGACGTGCCGCTCGATGGCCTGGGCGTGAAAGTGGCGTTCGTCACGGCCGAACGCCTGTACGACGAACAGCGCGCGCAGATCGCGGCGGCCTTCGCCTGCCCCGTGGCCAACGGCTACGGCGGACGCGACGCGGGCTTCATCGCCCACGAATGCCCGGACGGCGGCATGCACATCACGGCCGAAGACGTCATCGTGGAAATCGTCGATGGCCAGGGCCAGCCGCTGCCGCCAGGGGCCACGGGCGAAATCGTCGTCACCCATTTGGCCACGCAGGACTACCCGTTCATCCGCTACGCCACGGGCGACGTGGGCGCGCTGGGCACGCAATCGTGCACCTGCGGCCGCAGTCTGCCCCTGCTGCAGAAAATCGAAGGGCGCAGCACGGATTTCCTCACGGCGGTCGATGGCACCGTCATGCACGGCCTGGCCCTCGTCTACATCGTGCGCGAACTGCCGCAAGTGCGCAGTTTTAAAATCATCCAGGAAACCCTGCTGCGCACGCGCGTGCTGCTCGTCTGCCTGCCGCGCCTCGACGACACCACGCGCGCCACCATCGTGGCCGGTTTCCAAGCCAGGCTGGGCGCGCAGGTCGACATCGCCGTCGAGGAAGTCGACGAGATCGCGGCGGAGGCGTCGGGGAAGTACCGGTATGTGGTGAGCAAGGTGGCTTGA